The segment GCCCGCCGCCCCAGAATGATGTTGGGCAGGCCGATGTGGGCGATCCGGGGGCGACGGACCTGGGCCTCCATCTCCATGAGCCAGTTCCCCCGGTAGACGATCACGCAGGGGCACTTGCACAGGGCCGCCTCCAAGGTCGCCGTGCCGCTGCAGACGACGCCGGCCCGTGACGTCCGCAGGGCCTCGACCGCCCCGGCGACCAAGAGGGCCTCGGGCCACATGCCTCGGACCCACTCCCGGTCGGTCGACGCCGCAAGGCCGACCCGCATCGGGCCGCGTAAGCCCGCGGTCGCGTCGCGGGCCAGGGGCAGGTTTGCCGCCACCTCATGGTGGCGCGAGCCCGGCAACACCGCCACGCCGTCGCGGTCGGTCACCGCCGGGGCGCTGGCGACAAGCTCTTTCAGCGGGTGGCCGAGCCACACCGCGTCGCACCCCTGCCGCTGCAGGATCTCCTGGCTCCATGAGAACTGGGTCACCACAAGGTCAGTGACCGCGCCCAGGTCGCGGCCCTGCCGGTCGCGACGCCAACTGCCGGGTGGCGCGAAGTACGCCACCTTCCAGCCCAGAGCCTTCGCCTTCCGCGCCAGTTTGATGTTGAAGAACCCAAAGTCGATCGGGACAAAGAGACCAGGGGCCCCCGTCGCGAGGGCCCGCTCGGCGGCAAAGAAGCCGCCGATCCCGTTCCACGAGGCGACAAACGCCATCGTGACGCCGATGACTCCCCAACTGGTCGAGTCGGCGACGAGGCGGCACCCGGCCGCCGCCATCCGCTTGCCCCCGACACCTTCGAAGGTCGTGTCGGGCCTCAAGGCGGAAATGCGACTGACTAGGGCGGCGGCATAGGTGTCGCCGCTGGCCTCGCCCGCACTCAGGAACACGCGCATCGCTAGCGCTGGTCGCCGCGCCCGTTCTTGCCAAAGAACAGCCGTTCCTGGAACTCAAGAAGGGATTGGACTTCCGGGGTCATCTTCACCTCGCGGCGGACGATCTCCAGGGCGTGGGTCAGTCCAAGTTGGGATTTGAAGAGGAGCTTGCACGCCTTGTGGAGGGCCAGGCGCGACTCCTGGGTGATGCCGACCCGGCGGAGGCCGACCGCGTTGATGTCATGGACGGTCTGCTCCATGCCCTCGGTGATCATGAACGGCGGGGCGTCGCGGACGATGCGGCTCATGCCGCCGACCATGGCCAGCCGACCGATGCGCACCCACTGGTGGACCCCGGTCATGCCGCCGATGGTGACCATGTCCTCGACGGCGACGTGCCCGCTCAGGCCGACGTTGTTGGCGACGGTCACGTCGTCGCCCATATGGACGTTGTGCCCCAGGTGGACAAAGGCCATCAGATAGCAACGGCTCCCCACCGTCGTCGCGTTACCCTCGCCCGTCGCCCGGTGGATCGTCACGTACTCGCGGATGACGTTGTCGTCACCGAGCCGCAGGAAAGTGGGTTCACCACGAAACTTGCGGTCTTGGGGGTCGCCGCCCACCACCGCGCCCTGGGCGACACGGTTGCGGCAACCCATCGTGGTGCCGCCCTTTACGGTGACATGCGACTCCAGCACGGTGCCTTCACCAATGGTCGCGCCGGACTCCACATGGCAGAACGGGCCCACGACCACCCCGGCGCCGATCTCAGCGCCAGGCTCGACGACAGCCGACGGGTGCACCCGGGGCTGCTCGCTCATTTCGGCAAGAGTTTGAATGTCATCTCCATTTGCGCGGCCAATTCGCCTTCGACCGTGGCGACCGCGCGGATGCGACCAATGCTGCCCTTGATCCACAGGAGTTCGACGTCGGCGACGAGCTGGTCGCCCGGCACGACCTGCCGTTTGAACTTCACGTCGTCGATCGCCCCGATCACCGGGACCATTCCTTTGTACTTTTCATCGAGCAACAAGATCACCGCGCCAGCCTGCGCCATAAATTCGACGATCAAGACGCCCGGCATGATCGGCATCCCGGGATAATGTCCGTCGAAAAACGCCTCGTTGATCGAGACGTTCTTCAGGCCCCTGGCGTTGACGCCAGGGTTTGACTCCAAGATCCGGTCCACCAGCAGCATCGGAAAGCGGTGGGGCAGGATCTCTTTGATCTCGTTGATGTGGAGGGACGCCAATGCGCCCTGATTATGGCCTCAAACCGACCAGGCGACGTGAGCAGAGGGCGTTCCGCTTTTACTCGACTGGATCAGGGGCGAGGTCTTTGGTCTCCGATTTCGCCCGGTGCTTGGCGTCACGACGGAGCTCGAGCCCGATGGAGACGACCATGACCACAAGGAGGCCGAGAAGGATGATCTCGAAGTGCTCTCGCACCCACGGGATGTTGCCAAAGATGTGGCCGGCGCCGACGCACACCCAGACCCAGAGGACGTTGGCGACCATGCTGAGCGGGACGAACGTGCGGAACTGCATGCCCTCCATGCCCGCCACGAACGGGGCCAAGGCGCGGACGATCGGGACAAACCGGCCGATGAGGATCGCCTTTCCGCCATGCCGCTCAAAGAACGCCCTGGTCTTGGCCAGGTTGTCGCGGTGGAAGATCCCCTTGCTTTTCTCGGTGAACAGTTTTTGGCCCAGCAGCCGCCCCAGCTGAAAGTTCAGCATGTCGCCGAGGATGCAGGCGGGAGGGAGGGCGAGGAGCAGGATCCAGACATTGAGCTGCTCCGTCCCGTCGGTGCCGGGTCGGGAGAAGAGCCCGGCGGCAAAGAGGAGGGAGTCACCGGGAAGGAACGGAGTCACGACCAGGCCGGTCTCGACAAACAGGGTGAGCGCCAAGATCCAGTAGATCTGCGTCCCAAACTTCTCGACAAGGTCGCTGAGGTGTTTGTCCAGGTGCAGGGCTAGGTCGAGGAGTTCCTTCATGACCGGAGTCCGATTCTGGCACGCGCGCCAGCGTCTTCCTCGTCAAGACTCCCGGGACCGCGCCGGGGTTGCAGGCCAGGGCCCTTAGGAAGACAGGTATTCGCGCAGGCGGCGGCGCTGGGCGACTTGGCGCAACTTTTTGATCGCCTGGACTTCCAACTGGCGGACCCGCTCCCGGCTGACCTGGAACTCTTCGCTCAGTTCTTCCCGGACTTTGACCGCGTCGGTGTCGCCATAGCGGAGGCGGGCGGTGACGACCTTGCGCTCTCGGTCGTTGAGCTGCTGCATGACCTCATGCAGTTCGTCGACGATCTCCGCGTTGAGCAGCATGGTCTCGGGGCTGTTGCAGTTGTCGTCCTTGATGAGCGAGCCGAGCGTCGTGCCCTCGTTCTCTCCCACCTGGACGTCAAGGCTGACCAGTTCCTGGGAGGCCTGGATCAGCGTCACCAGCCGCTTGGGTGTGATGCCGAGCATCTCCGCCAGGTGCTCAAGGGTCGGCTCATGGCCCATCTCGCGGGTCAACTGCTGACGCGCTTTCTCGACACGACGGAGGGACTGGGAGATGTGCGCAGGCAGGCGGATGGCCTTCGCCTTGCTGTCGATGGCGCGTCCGATCGTCTGGCGGATCCAGTGGGTGGCATAGGTCGAGAACCGGAAGCCCTTCGTCGGGTCAAACCGCTCGATGGCGTACATGAGGCCGATCGCCCCTTCTTGGATCAGGTCTTCGAGGGGGATGGAGCGGCTGTGATAACTCTTGGCGATGTTGATCACCAAGCGCATGTTGCTCTCGACGAGCCGTTCGCGAGAGGCGCGGCACCCGTCCTGGGCCGCGACCGAGAGGGCCTTCTCCTCTTCGGCCGCCAGCAATGGAGCCTGAGTCAACCGGTTCAGGTAGCTCGGTACGCCTTCTTCAGGAACGCTCACGTCGCGGGGCATGGTGCTCGGTTTCAACATTCGGCCTCAGCGCCGGTGGAATGCCGGTGCATTCCTTGGTAGCACGATCCGTGCCAGTCCAGCGCCTTTCCGCCAAGTTGGTGGCCACAGGGTTAGACGCTTATTGGTCAGGAATGGTTCGCTCAGGCTTCATCCCTTGCTACGTCGTCTCGCCGGCCAAGGTTCCGGTGGGCGTGAAACCCCGTTTCCGCCTCAGTCGTGTGACAATAGAGGAGCGGATGTACAACGAAGAAGCCTTCCTGAACAAGCACGTCCCCGACTGGCGTCGGTTGGAGGAGATGTGCGCCCGGGGTTCGGCTTCGACAAGGGCCTTCTCCGGGAACGAACTCGTCGAGTTCGTGCGCCTGTACCGCCAGGCCAGCGGCGACCTCGCCTACCTGATGACCCACTCGAGCAACGCCGAGGTCGTCGTCTACCTAAACAATGTGGTCGGCAAGTCTTACGCGGTGCTCTACCGGACCCCGACGAAGCGGTTTGCCGACGTCGTCCGGTCGAGCCTGCTTGCCGTCGCCCAGACGTTCCGCCGCCGCGTCGCCTTCTTCGCGCTGTCCGTGGCGGTCTTCCTCGTCGGCGCGGGTTACTCCTACACCATGCTGTCGGTCCGCCCTGAGTCCCGCGAATACTTTGTCAGCCCTCTAGAAGAGGAGAACTTCGCCGCGTGGCGTGAGGGCCGCTTCGACCCGCGCACAGCGGGAGAGAGCACGATGATGTCGGGGTTCTACAGTTCGAACAACCCGAGGGTCGCGATCATGACCGTCGGGGTCTCCACCGTCTCGGCGGGCACCCTGACGACCTTCATTTTGTGGCGAACCGGTATCCAAATGGGAGCGCTCAGCCACGACATGGTCGGCGTCGGCCACATCGGGTTCCTCATCTCGTCGATCATGCCCCACGGCGCCAGTGAGCTGACCGGGATGTTCATCGCCGGTGCCGCCGGATATGTCTTGGCGTGGGCCCTCGTCTTTCCCGGCCGGCGGAAGCGGCTCGACGCCGTCCGTGAGGCGGGCAAGGACGCCTTCACCCTTTGCATGACCAGTGTGGCGATGATGTTTATCGCCGCCCCGATCGAAGGCTTTTTCAGTTTCAACCCCGCAGTGCCCCAAGCGGCCAAGGTGGTCTTCGGCCTTGTGGCCCTGTCGGCATGGGGCCTGTTCTTCTTTGGATACGGCCGAAATGCCGACCGCGAAACGGCTAGAGGAGGCGCCGGAACAGGTTCCTCGGCAGGAAGGTCGCGAGGAGCCTTGCCCGGCTCTGCCACCGGCCCGGTCTAAGACGTAGGGACTCCCGATACGCCGCCCGGCCACCCGCCGGGTCGCCGTTCAACGTCCGGACCGTCCCCAGACACGCCCAGTTGTGGGCGGCTGCCGCGGCGAGATCACCGTCAGGGAACCGGCCTCGGTACGTCTCCAGGCGAGGCGCGATCCATTCCCGCAACATCTGGTCGTCGCGCCATATCTTGTCGAGCTTGTGCGACGCGTTCGCGCCGTGGACCCGGTAGTCGGTCAGGCGTCGCGCGACATATCCCACCTGCCACTTCTCCGCGACCCGGTACCACATCTCCCAGTCACCCGA is part of the Fimbriimonadaceae bacterium genome and harbors:
- a CDS encoding VTT domain-containing protein; protein product: MKELLDLALHLDKHLSDLVEKFGTQIYWILALTLFVETGLVVTPFLPGDSLLFAAGLFSRPGTDGTEQLNVWILLLALPPACILGDMLNFQLGRLLGQKLFTEKSKGIFHRDNLAKTRAFFERHGGKAILIGRFVPIVRALAPFVAGMEGMQFRTFVPLSMVANVLWVWVCVGAGHIFGNIPWVREHFEIILLGLLVVMVVSIGLELRRDAKHRAKSETKDLAPDPVE
- the lpxA gene encoding acyl-ACP--UDP-N-acetylglucosamine O-acyltransferase; the protein is MSEQPRVHPSAVVEPGAEIGAGVVVGPFCHVESGATIGEGTVLESHVTVKGGTTMGCRNRVAQGAVVGGDPQDRKFRGEPTFLRLGDDNVIREYVTIHRATGEGNATTVGSRCYLMAFVHLGHNVHMGDDVTVANNVGLSGHVAVEDMVTIGGMTGVHQWVRIGRLAMVGGMSRIVRDAPPFMITEGMEQTVHDINAVGLRRVGITQESRLALHKACKLLFKSQLGLTHALEIVRREVKMTPEVQSLLEFQERLFFGKNGRGDQR
- a CDS encoding sigma-70 family RNA polymerase sigma factor, whose amino-acid sequence is MSVPEEGVPSYLNRLTQAPLLAAEEEKALSVAAQDGCRASRERLVESNMRLVINIAKSYHSRSIPLEDLIQEGAIGLMYAIERFDPTKGFRFSTYATHWIRQTIGRAIDSKAKAIRLPAHISQSLRRVEKARQQLTREMGHEPTLEHLAEMLGITPKRLVTLIQASQELVSLDVQVGENEGTTLGSLIKDDNCNSPETMLLNAEIVDELHEVMQQLNDRERKVVTARLRYGDTDAVKVREELSEEFQVSRERVRQLEVQAIKKLRQVAQRRRLREYLSS
- a CDS encoding stage II sporulation protein M, whose product is MYNEEAFLNKHVPDWRRLEEMCARGSASTRAFSGNELVEFVRLYRQASGDLAYLMTHSSNAEVVVYLNNVVGKSYAVLYRTPTKRFADVVRSSLLAVAQTFRRRVAFFALSVAVFLVGAGYSYTMLSVRPESREYFVSPLEEENFAAWREGRFDPRTAGESTMMSGFYSSNNPRVAIMTVGVSTVSAGTLTTFILWRTGIQMGALSHDMVGVGHIGFLISSIMPHGASELTGMFIAGAAGYVLAWALVFPGRRKRLDAVREAGKDAFTLCMTSVAMMFIAAPIEGFFSFNPAVPQAAKVVFGLVALSAWGLFFFGYGRNADRETARGGAGTGSSAGRSRGALPGSATGPV
- the fabZ gene encoding 3-hydroxyacyl-ACP dehydratase FabZ, encoding MASLHINEIKEILPHRFPMLLVDRILESNPGVNARGLKNVSINEAFFDGHYPGMPIMPGVLIVEFMAQAGAVILLLDEKYKGMVPVIGAIDDVKFKRQVVPGDQLVADVELLWIKGSIGRIRAVATVEGELAAQMEMTFKLLPK